A section of the Citrobacter farmeri genome encodes:
- a CDS encoding MurR/RpiR family transcriptional regulator: MNCLIRIRQRYPGFAQSDKKLADYLLIQPDTARHLSSQQLAAEAGVSQSSVVKFAQKLGYKGFPALKLAISEALASNPNPHSVPVHNQIRGDDPLRLVGEKLIKENVAAMHATLDVNDEEKLSESVTMLRNARRIVLTGIGASGLVAQNFAWKLMKIGLNAIVERDMHALLATVQALTPDDLLLAISYSGERRELNLAAEETLRVGGQILAITGFTPNTLQQRASHCLYTIAEEQATRSAAISSTHAQMMITDLLFMALVQQDLEHAPGRIRHSEALVKKLV; this comes from the coding sequence ATGAACTGTTTGATTCGCATCCGCCAGCGCTACCCGGGGTTTGCGCAGAGCGATAAAAAACTCGCGGACTACCTTCTGATCCAACCCGATACCGCCCGGCACCTCAGTTCACAGCAACTGGCAGCCGAAGCAGGCGTCAGCCAGTCGAGCGTGGTGAAATTCGCGCAAAAGCTTGGCTATAAAGGATTCCCTGCGTTGAAACTGGCGATCAGCGAAGCGCTGGCCAGCAACCCGAACCCACATTCAGTGCCGGTGCATAACCAGATCCGCGGCGACGATCCCCTGCGTCTGGTCGGCGAAAAACTGATCAAAGAGAATGTGGCGGCGATGCATGCCACGCTGGATGTCAACGACGAAGAGAAGTTAAGCGAAAGCGTGACGATGCTGCGCAACGCCCGCCGGATAGTGTTAACCGGGATTGGCGCATCTGGCCTGGTGGCGCAGAATTTTGCCTGGAAACTAATGAAGATCGGCCTGAATGCCATTGTTGAGCGCGATATGCATGCGCTACTCGCCACGGTTCAGGCGCTGACGCCGGACGATCTGTTGCTGGCAATCTCTTACAGCGGCGAACGTCGGGAACTGAATCTGGCAGCAGAGGAAACCTTGCGCGTCGGTGGACAGATCCTGGCGATCACCGGGTTCACACCCAATACGCTACAGCAGCGCGCCAGCCACTGTCTGTATACCATCGCAGAAGAGCAGGCCACCCGCAGTGCGGCGATCTCATCAACCCATGCGCAAATGATGATCACCGACCTGCTTTTTATGGCGCTGGTACAACAGGATCTTGAGCACGCTCCTGGCCGTATTCGCCACAGCGAGGCGCTGGTAAAAAAACTGGTCTGA
- the tadA gene encoding tRNA adenosine(34) deaminase TadA — MSDIEFSHEYWMRHALTLAKRAWNEREVPVGAVLVHNNRVIGEGWNRPIGHHDPTAHAEIMALRQGGLVLQNYRLIDATLYVTLEPCVMCAGAMVHSRIRHVVFGARDAKTGAAGSLMDVLHHPGMNHRVEVTEGILREECATLLSDFFRMRRQEIKALKNAASQ, encoded by the coding sequence TTGTCAGATATCGAATTTAGCCACGAATACTGGATGCGTCATGCGTTAACGCTGGCGAAGCGCGCCTGGAATGAACGTGAAGTCCCGGTTGGCGCCGTGCTGGTGCACAACAATCGTGTGATCGGCGAGGGGTGGAATCGCCCAATTGGCCATCACGATCCCACCGCGCACGCGGAAATTATGGCGTTACGCCAGGGTGGCCTCGTCCTGCAAAACTATCGCCTGATTGACGCGACGCTGTATGTGACCCTTGAGCCATGCGTCATGTGTGCGGGTGCGATGGTGCACAGCCGTATCCGTCACGTGGTGTTCGGCGCACGAGATGCAAAAACCGGCGCTGCCGGTTCGCTGATGGATGTTCTGCATCATCCGGGAATGAATCATCGCGTTGAGGTAACCGAGGGGATCCTGCGGGAGGAGTGTGCGACACTGCTTAGCGATTTCTTCCGCATGCGGCGTCAGGAAATTAAAGCGTTGAAGAATGCCGCAAGTCAGTAG
- a CDS encoding PTS transporter subunit EIIC, which produces MDKTATLASGILLGIGGEQNILRLENCMTRVRVEVKDDAVLDIPRLKQLPGVSGYVKQGAQHQLIVGPGKAAKVVDAMRSQLAQGGDHPADDDIERTKSQVKAKYKAPMSDALRKLANVFIPLIPAFIASGLITGIINILKRPDIVGDFATHYPNMLGLMGIFGSAVFAIMNILVGVNTAKVFGGSLAMGGVMAGILSSPQLAQITLFGEALQPGRGGVIAVLLVVALMCWIERKFRDILPGSLELILNPLLTTIITGTIAIVALQPLGGWISESIAHGASWAIDRGGFLVGAVLAGTFLPLVLTGLHQGLVPIHVELVQAHGYNALFPILAMAGVGQVGAAIAVLMKTRNARLKKVIKGALPVGLLGIGEPLIFGVTLPLGKPFIGACLGGAVGGALISYWKVATVITFGISGLPLALTIVAGKVMFYLLGYLVAVIAGFLFTWLLGFNDPEE; this is translated from the coding sequence ATGGATAAGACGGCGACCCTTGCCAGCGGCATTCTGCTGGGGATAGGTGGGGAACAAAATATTCTGCGTCTGGAAAATTGCATGACGCGCGTTCGGGTGGAAGTGAAAGACGATGCGGTGCTGGACATCCCGCGGCTGAAACAGTTACCAGGCGTCAGTGGCTACGTGAAGCAGGGGGCACAGCATCAGCTCATCGTCGGACCAGGCAAAGCGGCAAAGGTCGTTGATGCCATGCGTTCGCAGCTGGCGCAGGGGGGAGATCACCCGGCAGACGATGACATTGAGCGCACGAAATCGCAGGTGAAAGCGAAGTACAAAGCGCCGATGAGCGATGCGCTACGCAAGCTGGCGAACGTTTTTATTCCCTTGATTCCGGCGTTTATCGCCTCCGGTTTAATCACCGGCATCATTAACATTCTCAAACGCCCGGATATCGTCGGCGATTTCGCCACCCATTACCCCAATATGCTGGGGCTGATGGGGATCTTCGGCAGTGCGGTCTTTGCCATCATGAACATTCTGGTGGGGGTGAATACGGCAAAAGTCTTCGGTGGTTCGCTGGCGATGGGGGGCGTGATGGCGGGGATCCTGTCGAGTCCTCAACTGGCGCAAATTACCCTCTTTGGCGAAGCATTGCAGCCAGGCCGCGGCGGCGTCATCGCCGTGCTGCTGGTGGTGGCGCTGATGTGCTGGATCGAGCGTAAGTTCCGTGACATTTTGCCGGGTTCGCTGGAGCTGATCCTCAATCCCCTGCTGACGACAATCATCACGGGTACCATTGCGATTGTGGCGCTGCAACCGCTGGGGGGCTGGATTTCGGAATCAATCGCTCACGGTGCATCCTGGGCTATCGATCGCGGCGGCTTTCTGGTGGGGGCGGTTCTGGCGGGAACATTTCTGCCGCTGGTGTTGACGGGTCTGCATCAGGGACTGGTGCCGATTCACGTTGAGCTGGTGCAGGCTCACGGTTACAACGCGCTCTTTCCCATTCTGGCGATGGCGGGCGTCGGGCAGGTAGGGGCGGCGATTGCCGTACTGATGAAAACCCGTAACGCGCGGCTGAAAAAAGTGATTAAGGGGGCGTTGCCGGTAGGATTACTTGGGATTGGCGAACCGCTTATTTTTGGCGTCACGCTGCCGCTGGGCAAGCCGTTTATCGGTGCCTGCCTGGGCGGCGCGGTAGGTGGGGCGCTGATCAGCTACTGGAAGGTCGCCACTGTGATCACCTTCGGCATTTCCGGATTGCCGCTGGCGTTAACGATTGTTGCCGGAAAAGTGATGTTCTATCTGTTAGGCTATTTAGTAGCAGTGATAGCCGGGTTCCTGTTTACCTGGCTGTTAGGATTCAACGATCCCGAGGAGTAA
- the recO gene encoding DNA repair protein RecO translates to MEGWQRAFVLHSRPWSETSLMLDVFTEESGRVRLVAKGARSKRSNLKGALQPFTPLLVRFGGRGEVKTLRSAEAVSLALPLSGITLYSGLYINELLARVLEHETRFSELFFDYLHCIQALAGATGTPEPVLRRFELALLSHLGYGVDFLHCAGSGEPVDDTMTYRYREEKGFIASVVIDNNTFTGRHLRALAEREFPDIDTLRAAKRFTRIALKPYLGGKPLKSRELFRQFMPKRT, encoded by the coding sequence ATGGAGGGCTGGCAGCGCGCATTTGTCCTGCATAGTCGTCCCTGGAGCGAAACCAGCCTGATGCTGGACGTCTTCACGGAAGAGTCGGGTCGTGTGCGCCTTGTTGCTAAAGGCGCTCGTTCTAAACGTTCTAATCTGAAAGGTGCTCTCCAGCCTTTTACCCCTCTGTTAGTCCGCTTTGGTGGACGTGGCGAAGTCAAAACGCTGCGTAGCGCGGAAGCCGTTTCTCTGGCACTCCCTCTGAGTGGCATCACGCTGTACAGCGGTCTGTACATCAACGAACTGCTCGCCCGCGTGCTGGAGCACGAAACCCGCTTTTCTGAACTCTTCTTTGATTACCTGCACTGCATTCAGGCACTGGCAGGGGCAACGGGAACGCCGGAGCCCGTGCTGCGTCGTTTTGAACTGGCGTTACTCAGCCACCTCGGTTATGGGGTTGATTTTCTGCACTGTGCGGGCAGCGGTGAGCCGGTGGATGACACCATGACCTACCGTTACCGTGAAGAGAAAGGCTTCATCGCCAGCGTCGTGATCGACAACAATACCTTTACCGGACGCCATCTGCGAGCGCTGGCCGAACGCGAATTTCCGGATATTGATACGCTTCGCGCGGCGAAACGCTTTACCCGCATAGCGCTGAAGCCGTATCTTGGTGGTAAGCCCTTAAAGAGCCGCGAATTATTCCGGCAGTTCATGCCGAAGAGAACATAA
- the acpS gene encoding holo-ACP synthase, translating to MAILGLGTDIVEIARIEAVISRSGDRLARRVLSDNEWAIWETHQQPVRFLAKRFAVKEAAAKAFGTGIRNGLAFNQFEVFNDPLGKPRLRLWGEALALAERLGVAHMHVTLADERHYACATVIIES from the coding sequence ATGGCTATTCTTGGATTAGGTACCGATATCGTGGAGATCGCTCGCATAGAAGCGGTGATCTCCCGTTCCGGTGATCGGCTTGCCAGACGGGTGCTCAGCGACAACGAGTGGGCTATCTGGGAAACGCACCAGCAGCCGGTGCGTTTTCTGGCGAAACGCTTTGCTGTTAAAGAGGCTGCCGCGAAAGCTTTTGGTACCGGTATTCGCAATGGGCTGGCGTTTAATCAGTTTGAAGTGTTTAACGATCCGCTCGGCAAACCGCGCCTGCGGTTATGGGGAGAGGCGTTAGCGCTGGCGGAGAGACTGGGCGTTGCGCATATGCACGTGACGCTGGCCGATGAACGTCACTATGCCTGCGCCACGGTTATTATCGAAAGTTAG
- the mltF gene encoding membrane-bound lytic murein transglycosylase MltF, which yields MKKLKINYLFIGILTLLLAAALWPSIPWFGKADNRIAAIQSRGELRVSTIESPLTWAKLDGKPYGLDYELAQQFASYLGVKLKITVRQNISQLFDDLDNGDADLLAAGLVYNSERVKNYQPGPTYYSVSQQLVYKVGQYRPRTLGSVTESQLTITPGHVVANDLQTLKQTKYPELSWRIDEKKGSTELLDAVIAGQLAYTIADSVAISLYQRVHPELAVALDVTDEQPVTWFSPLDDDNTLSAALLDFFNGMNEDGSLARLEEKYLGHGDDFDYVDTRTFLRAVDALLPDLRPLFEKHAQEIDWQLLAAIAWQESHWDPQATSPTGVRGMMMLTKNTAQSLGLTDRTDPEQSLSGGARYLQDMMSKVPDTVPENERIWFALAAYNMGYAHMLDARALTAKTKGNPDSWADVKQRLPLLSQKQYYSKLTYGYARGHEAYAYVENIRKYQISLQGYLQEKEKQLAEEMKLAEEYPVVAPTEFGKQRRPLAAFLSQSSSSYLTHSPSLLRLPQKKEDQK from the coding sequence TTGAAAAAATTAAAGATTAATTATCTGTTCATCGGCATACTGACGCTGCTGCTGGCGGCGGCCCTCTGGCCCTCAATCCCCTGGTTCGGTAAAGCCGATAATCGCATCGCCGCGATCCAGTCCCGGGGAGAGTTGCGCGTGAGCACCATTGAGTCACCGCTCACCTGGGCAAAACTCGACGGTAAGCCGTACGGGCTCGATTATGAGCTGGCCCAGCAGTTCGCCAGCTATCTGGGCGTAAAGCTGAAGATTACCGTACGCCAGAACATCAGCCAGTTGTTTGACGACCTCGATAATGGCGACGCCGACCTGCTGGCGGCCGGGCTGGTCTACAACAGCGAACGGGTAAAAAACTATCAGCCGGGACCAACCTATTATTCGGTATCCCAGCAACTGGTTTACAAAGTGGGCCAGTATCGTCCCCGTACATTAGGTAGCGTGACGGAAAGTCAGCTTACCATCACCCCAGGGCATGTGGTGGCGAACGATCTGCAAACCCTGAAACAGACAAAATACCCTGAACTGAGCTGGCGGATCGACGAGAAGAAAGGCTCAACGGAACTGCTTGATGCGGTGATTGCCGGGCAACTGGCTTACACCATCGCCGACTCTGTCGCCATCAGCCTTTACCAGCGCGTCCATCCCGAACTGGCCGTTGCGCTGGACGTCACCGACGAGCAGCCGGTGACCTGGTTTAGCCCACTGGATGATGACAACACGCTATCTGCCGCCCTGCTCGATTTTTTCAATGGTATGAATGAGGACGGCTCGCTGGCGCGTCTCGAAGAAAAGTATCTGGGGCACGGCGATGATTTTGACTATGTCGATACCCGCACCTTTCTGCGTGCGGTTGACGCCTTGCTCCCCGATCTGAGACCGCTGTTTGAGAAACACGCCCAGGAGATTGACTGGCAGCTGCTTGCCGCGATCGCCTGGCAGGAATCGCACTGGGATCCGCAGGCCACGTCACCGACCGGCGTACGCGGTATGATGATGCTCACCAAAAACACGGCGCAGAGTCTGGGTCTGACCGACCGGACCGATCCTGAGCAGAGCCTCAGCGGTGGGGCACGCTATTTACAGGACATGATGAGTAAAGTGCCGGACACCGTGCCGGAGAACGAGCGCATCTGGTTTGCGCTGGCGGCCTACAACATGGGTTATGCGCATATGCTTGATGCGCGGGCGCTGACGGCCAAAACGAAGGGAAACCCGGACAGTTGGGCGGACGTCAAACAGCGTCTGCCCTTGCTCAGTCAAAAGCAGTATTACAGCAAGCTGACCTACGGCTATGCGCGCGGACATGAGGCTTATGCCTACGTTGAGAACATCCGTAAATATCAGATAAGCCTGCAGGGCTATTTGCAGGAGAAAGAAAAGCAACTGGCCGAAGAGATGAAACTGGCTGAAGAGTATCCGGTTGTCGCGCCGACAGAATTTGGCAAACAGCGACGACCGCTCGCCGCCTTTCTGTCACAATCGTCGTCCAGCTATCTGACACACTCTCCGTCGCTGCTGCGTTTACCGCAGAAGAAAGAAGATCAAAAGTAG
- the murQ gene encoding N-acetylmuramic acid 6-phosphate etherase → MNLGALVSETRNPQTMDLDALTTLELVHRFNQQDTLVAEAVKATLPDVASAVDAAAEALKSGGRIIYMGAGTSGRLGVLDASECPPTFGVPHGLVVGLIAGGPGALLKAVEGAEDNAQLGEDDLIALNLTPQDLVVGLAASGRTPYVIGGLKYARKMGCITVAISCNPDSPIAQEADIAISPVVGPEALTGSTRMKSGTAQKLVLNMISTGAMVKFGKVYQNLMVDMKATNIKLMDRACRMVVEATGIARAEAELLLKQTDFDVKPAILMALSGLSAEAAREKLATHQGFLRAALADSSR, encoded by the coding sequence ATGAATCTCGGCGCTTTAGTGTCAGAAACCCGTAATCCGCAAACAATGGACCTCGATGCGCTAACGACGCTGGAGCTGGTTCACCGTTTTAATCAACAGGATACGCTGGTAGCGGAAGCAGTAAAAGCAACATTGCCGGATGTTGCGAGCGCCGTCGACGCAGCGGCTGAAGCGTTAAAATCCGGTGGCCGGATTATCTACATGGGCGCGGGGACCAGCGGCCGACTCGGCGTACTGGATGCGTCTGAATGCCCACCAACGTTTGGCGTTCCCCACGGGCTGGTGGTGGGGCTGATCGCCGGCGGTCCGGGAGCATTACTAAAAGCCGTTGAAGGGGCAGAGGACAATGCGCAGCTCGGTGAAGACGATCTCATTGCTTTGAATCTTACGCCGCAGGATCTGGTGGTTGGGCTGGCGGCCTCAGGGCGCACGCCGTATGTCATCGGTGGGCTGAAATACGCCCGCAAAATGGGCTGTATCACGGTCGCTATCTCCTGTAATCCTGACTCGCCTATTGCGCAGGAAGCGGATATCGCGATTTCACCCGTAGTAGGACCGGAAGCGCTGACGGGCTCAACGCGCATGAAATCTGGCACCGCGCAAAAGCTGGTGCTCAATATGATCTCCACCGGGGCGATGGTGAAGTTTGGCAAGGTTTACCAGAACCTGATGGTGGATATGAAAGCCACCAATATCAAACTGATGGACCGCGCGTGTCGGATGGTGGTTGAAGCCACGGGCATTGCGCGTGCAGAGGCGGAATTGTTGCTGAAGCAGACCGATTTTGACGTGAAACCGGCTATTCTCATGGCACTGAGCGGCCTTAGCGCCGAGGCGGCGCGAGAGAAACTGGCCACTCATCAGGGATTTTTACGGGCCGCGTTAGCTGACTCATCGAGGTAA
- the pdxJ gene encoding pyridoxine 5'-phosphate synthase, producing MAELLLGVNIDHIATLRNARGTAYPDPVQAAFIAEQAGADGITVHLREDRRHITDRDVRILRQTLDTRMNLEMAVTEEMLAIAVETKPHFCCLVPEKRQEVTTEGGLDVAGQRDKMRDACKRLADAGILVSLFIDADDVQIKAAADVGAPYIEIHTGCYADAKTDAEQAQELARIAKAATFAASLGLKVNAGHGLTYHNVKAIAALPEMHELNIGHAIIGRAVMSGLREAVAEMKRLMLEARG from the coding sequence ATGGCTGAATTACTGTTAGGCGTCAACATTGACCACATTGCCACGTTACGTAATGCACGCGGCACCGCGTATCCGGACCCTGTCCAGGCTGCATTCATTGCTGAGCAGGCAGGTGCTGATGGCATCACCGTCCATTTACGCGAAGATCGCCGTCACATTACCGACCGCGATGTCCGCATTCTGCGTCAGACGCTGGACACGCGTATGAATCTGGAAATGGCGGTGACGGAAGAGATGCTGGCGATAGCCGTTGAGACCAAACCGCATTTCTGCTGCCTGGTGCCGGAAAAGCGCCAGGAAGTGACCACTGAAGGCGGTCTGGACGTGGCCGGGCAGCGCGACAAAATGCGCGATGCCTGCAAACGTCTGGCTGACGCCGGGATCCTCGTTTCGCTATTCATTGACGCTGATGACGTGCAAATCAAAGCGGCTGCTGACGTTGGTGCGCCATACATTGAAATTCATACCGGCTGCTATGCGGATGCGAAAACCGATGCCGAACAGGCGCAAGAACTGGCGCGCATCGCGAAAGCCGCAACCTTCGCAGCAAGCCTGGGGCTGAAGGTCAATGCGGGGCACGGTTTGACCTATCACAACGTCAAAGCTATCGCTGCTCTGCCGGAAATGCATGAGCTGAATATCGGTCATGCGATTATCGGTCGCGCGGTGATGAGCGGGTTGCGTGAGGCCGTAGCGGAAATGAAGCGTCTGATGCTGGAAGCGCGCGGCTAA
- the era gene encoding GTPase Era — MSDEKTYCGFIAIVGRPNVGKSTLLNNLLGQKISITSRKAQTTRHRIVGIHTEGAYQAIYVDTPGLHMEEKRAINRLMNKAASSSIGDVELVIFVVEGTRWTPDDEMVLNKLRDGKAPVILAVNKVDNVQDKADLLPHLQFLASQMNFLDIVPISAETGMNVDTVAGIVRKHLPEAEHHFPEDYITDRSQRFMASEIIREKLMRFLGAELPYSVTVEIERFVTNERGGYDINGLILVEREGQKKMVIGNKGAKIKTIGIEARKDMQEMFEAPVHLELWVKVKSGWADDERALRSLGYGDDL, encoded by the coding sequence ATGAGCGACGAAAAAACTTACTGCGGATTTATTGCCATCGTCGGTCGTCCGAACGTTGGCAAATCCACGCTGTTGAACAACCTGCTCGGGCAGAAGATTTCGATCACCTCCCGTAAAGCGCAGACCACGCGTCACCGTATTGTCGGGATCCATACCGAAGGGGCTTATCAGGCGATTTACGTCGATACCCCGGGTCTGCACATGGAAGAAAAACGCGCGATTAACCGTCTGATGAACAAAGCGGCGAGCAGTTCCATTGGTGATGTTGAACTGGTTATCTTTGTGGTGGAAGGCACTCGCTGGACGCCGGATGACGAGATGGTGCTCAACAAACTGCGTGACGGAAAAGCACCGGTGATTCTGGCCGTCAACAAAGTGGATAACGTGCAGGATAAAGCCGATCTGCTGCCGCACCTGCAGTTCCTGGCAAGCCAGATGAATTTCCTCGACATCGTGCCGATCTCTGCGGAAACCGGGATGAATGTCGATACCGTTGCGGGCATCGTGCGTAAGCATCTGCCGGAAGCAGAGCATCACTTCCCGGAAGATTACATCACCGATCGTTCACAGCGTTTTATGGCGTCTGAAATCATCCGTGAAAAGCTGATGCGTTTCCTGGGCGCTGAACTGCCTTACTCGGTGACCGTGGAAATCGAACGTTTCGTGACTAACGAACGCGGCGGTTACGATATCAACGGGCTGATCCTCGTCGAGCGCGAAGGGCAGAAGAAGATGGTCATTGGCAACAAAGGGGCCAAAATCAAAACCATCGGTATTGAAGCGCGTAAAGACATGCAGGAAATGTTTGAAGCCCCGGTTCACCTTGAACTGTGGGTGAAAGTGAAATCCGGCTGGGCCGATGACGAGCGCGCGCTGCGCAGTCTCGGTTACGGCGACGATCTCTAA
- a CDS encoding YfhL family 4Fe-4S dicluster ferredoxin, translated as MALLITKKCINCDMCEPECPNEAISMGDSIYEINSDKCTECVGHYDTPTCQKVCPIPNTILKDPEHVETEEQLWDKFVQMHHADKI; from the coding sequence ATGGCCCTGTTAATCACTAAAAAATGCATCAATTGCGATATGTGCGAACCCGAGTGCCCGAATGAGGCCATTTCAATGGGTGACAGCATCTATGAGATTAACAGCGACAAATGCACCGAGTGTGTCGGTCATTATGACACCCCTACCTGCCAGAAGGTGTGTCCAATCCCCAATACGATCCTTAAAGATCCGGAACATGTCGAAACGGAAGAACAACTCTGGGACAAGTTCGTCCAGATGCACCACGCCGATAAAATCTAA
- the yfhb gene encoding phosphatidylglycerophosphatase C yields MTNHARRVVFFDLDGTLHQQDMFGSFLRYLLRRQPLNALLVLPLLPVIVGALLIKGRAARWPMSLLLWGCTFGHSEARLQDRHADFVRWFRQNVTAFPQVQERLTTYLLSADADIWLITGSPQSLVEQVYVDTPWLPRVNLIASQMKRGYGGWVLTLRCLGHEKVAQLERKIGTPLRLYSGYSDSNQDNPLLYFCQHRWRVTPRGELQQLE; encoded by the coding sequence TTGACCAATCACGCACGTCGTGTCGTTTTTTTCGATTTGGATGGTACGTTACATCAGCAGGATATGTTCGGCAGTTTCCTGCGCTATCTGTTGCGTCGCCAGCCGCTGAATGCGCTGCTCGTGCTGCCGTTATTGCCTGTGATTGTTGGCGCATTACTGATTAAAGGCCGCGCCGCGCGCTGGCCGATGAGCCTGCTGCTGTGGGGATGTACCTTCGGTCACAGTGAGGCTCGTCTGCAGGACAGACATGCCGATTTTGTCCGCTGGTTTCGACAGAACGTCACGGCGTTTCCTCAGGTGCAGGAGCGCCTGACCACCTATCTGCTTAGTGCTGATGCTGATATCTGGCTTATCACCGGATCGCCGCAGTCGCTGGTGGAACAGGTCTACGTTGATACGCCGTGGCTGCCGCGCGTGAATCTGATCGCCAGTCAGATGAAGCGGGGGTACGGCGGTTGGGTGCTGACCCTGCGCTGTCTGGGACACGAAAAAGTGGCTCAGCTTGAACGTAAGATCGGCACGCCGCTGCGTCTTTACAGTGGCTACAGCGACAGCAATCAGGACAACCCGCTGCTCTATTTTTGTCAGCACCGCTGGCGCGTCACGCCTCGTGGAGAACTCCAGCAACTGGAATAG